Proteins from a single region of Mustela erminea isolate mMusErm1 chromosome X, mMusErm1.Pri, whole genome shotgun sequence:
- the LOC116582357 gene encoding olfactory receptor 10A4-like, giving the protein MTQITEFILLGFGDLHGLQFLLFGVFLVIYVVTLMGNIVILIVVSADHSLHTPMYFFLGHFSFLEIGYITTIEPMMLRTLLSAYVPISFPGCACQFYFFAALVATECFFLAVMSYDRYIAICNPLHYSSIMDYWGCLQLAGASWVAGFLAPILLMVFIFQLTFCTDNEINHFFCDLKPIMKLACTDTQVAEITSFICTSLFAFGPFMLTLTSYIYIISTILKIPSTSGKQRAFSTCSSHLTVVSLYYGMLGIVYGFPFGPQHEDLLKLLSLLYTVLTPALNPIIYTLRNKDVKVALRKLVQ; this is encoded by the coding sequence atgactCAAATTACAGAATTTATCCTTTTGGGTTTTGGGGATCTCCATggccttcagtttcttctttttgggGTATTTCTGGTCATCTATGTGGTGACTCTCATGGGCAACATTGTAATACTAATTGTGGTGTCAGCTGATCACTCCCTTCACACacccatgtatttctttcttggtCACTTTTCATTCCTAGAGATTGGCTACATCACTACCATTGAACCCATGATGCTGAGAACATTGTTATCAGCTTATGTGCCTATTTCCTTCCCAGGGTGTGcttgccagttttatttttttgctgctCTGGTGGCCACTGAATGTTTCTTCCTAGCTGTAATGTCTTATGATCGCTATATAGCCATCTGTAACCCATTGCATTACTCCAGCATAATGGACTACTGGGGTTGCTTACAGCTAGCTGGTGCCTCTTGGGTGGCTGGATTTCTGGCACCCATCCTTCTCATGGTGTTCATTTTTCAGTTAACATTCTGCACTGACAATGAAATTAACCACTTCTTCTGTGATTTGAAGCCCATCATGAAACTGGCCTGCACTGATACTCAAGTAGCTGAGATTACCTCTTTTATATGTACGTCTTTATTTGCCTTCGGCCCCTTCATGCTAACTTTAACATCTTATATTTACATCATCTCCACCATTCTAAAGATTCCTTCTACCTCAGGGAAGCAGAGGGCCTTCTCCACCTGTTCCTCCCATCTGACAGTGGTCAGTTTGTATTATGGGATGCTGGGCATTGTCTATGGCTTCCCATTCGGGCCTCAGCATGAAGACTTACTGAAGTTGCTTTCTCTTCTATATACAGTGCTTACCCCTGCTCTCAACCCTATTATTTATACCTTAAGGAACAAGGATGTAAAGGTAGCTCTGAGAAAACTGGTACAATGA